Within the Pelagovum pacificum genome, the region CCTTCCAGCAGGGCGGCATCCGCCGCTGGACCTCTTTCGTCGCGGGCCAGCGCACGACGCGCGCGCTGTCGGCCAACATCGACATCTCCGGCGATCCGGTGATCTCGGGCGACCGCGTCTACGTCGGCAACGCGTCGGGGCAGACCGTCGCGCTCGACCTCGCGACGGGGGACGAGATCTGGTCCGCCCGTCACGGCGCGCAATCGCCGGTGATCCCGGTCGGCGGCTCGGTCTTCCTCGTCAACGACCTGAACCAGCTCGTCCGCCTCGACGCGGCGACCGGTGCGTTGATCTGGCGGACCCAGATGCCCGACCTCGCGCAGCGCAACGGCCTGTTCCGCACCCGCACTGCGAGCTTCGCGCATTACGGCCCGGTGATGGCCGGTGGCCGGTTGATCGTCGCCTCCTCTGACGGGCAACTGCGGCAGTTCGATCCGCGCTCCGGTCAGCTGCTCGGCGCGGTCGCGCTGCCGGGTGGTGCGGCGACGAACCCCGCCGTGGCGGGGGGCATCCTCTACGTGGTCAACCGGGACGGCGAACTTCTCGCTTTCCGTTGAAGGCGATCGGGTGTATCGGGCCGGGTTCCAAACCCGCTAGAGTCCATCCATGAGCTTTACCCTCGCCATCGTCGGCCGGCCCAACGTCGGAAAGTCCACCCTGTTCAACCGTCTCGTCGGGCGGCGGCTGGCGCTCGTCGACGACCAGCCCGGCGTGACCCGCGACCTGCGGGAGGGCGAGGCACGGCTCGGCGACCTGCGCTTCACCGTGATCGACACGGCGGGGCTTGAGGATGCGACCGACGACAGCCTGCAGGGCCGGATGCGTAGGCTGACCGAGCGCGCGGTGGAGATGGCGGACATCTGCCTCTTCGTCATCGACGCGCGGGTCGGAGTGACTCCGGTCGATGAAATCTTCGCCGAGATCCTTCGTAAGAAGAGCGCGCACGTCATTCTCGCCGCGAACAAGGCCGAAGGCCGCGCCGCAGAAGCGGGCCTGTTCGAGGCCTATTCGCTCGGCCTCGGCGAGCCGCTCGCGATCTCCGCCGAACACGGCGAGGGAATGAGCGACCTGCTCTCCGTCCTGATGCCGCTGGCGAGCGAGCATGAAGAGCGCGCCGAGACCGATGCGCCGGTGATCGACGTCGATGTCTTCGAGGACGACGAGGACGGCGCGTCCGCGCCCGACTGGCGACCGTCGCAGACCCGGCCGCTTCAGGTCGCCGTGGTCGGTCGGCCGAATGCGGGTAAGTCGACGCTCATCAACAAGATCCTCGGCTACGACCGGCTTCTGACCGGGCCGGAGGCGGGGATCACCCGCGATTCGATATCCCTGTCGCTCGACTGGGACGGCACGCCCGTCCGGTTGTTCGACACGGCGGGCATGCGCAAGCGCGCCCGGGTGCAGGACAAGCTCGAGAAGCTGTCAGTCGCCGACGGTCTGCGCGCGGTGAAGTTCGCCGAAGTTGTCGTCGTTCTGCTCGATGTCGAGATCCCGTTCGAGCAGCAGGACCTCCGCATTGCCGACCTCGCCGAGCGCGAAGGCCGCGCGGTGGTGGTCGCGGTGAACAAGTGGGACCTCGAGAACGAGAAGCAGGACAAGCTGCGCGAGCTGCGGGAAGAGTTCGAGCGCCTGCTGCCGCAGCTGCGTGGCGCGCCTCTGGTGACGGTGTCCGCCAAGACGGGCCGTGGCCTAGACCGGCTGCACGATGCCGTGGTGCGCGCGCACGAAGTCTGGAACCGCCGGGTGCCGACCGCCGCGCTGAACCGCTGGCTGGCCGAGATGGTCACCGCGCACCCGCCGCCCGCGCCGGGCGGCCGCCGGATCAAGCTGCGCTACGCAACGCAGGCGAAGACCCGTCCGCCGGGGTTCGTCGTCATGTGCTCCTATCCAGACAAGGTGCCGGAGAGCTATTCCCGCTACCTCGTGAACGGCCTGCGTGAGGACTTCGACATGCCGGGCACGCCGATCCGGCTGCACATGCGGTCACAGTCCGACAAGAACCCCTACAAGGGCAAGAAGAAGTCGATCCCCTCGCGCCTGCGCAAGCACCTCGACAAGCCGTCCTTCAAGGACAAGTGACGGCTCAGCCTTCGCGGCGTGCCAACAGGCGCGTCGCGAGCGGACGCAGGATCAGCGCGGCGATCAGCAGGATGCCGAGCAGCGCCAGCGTCGCGATGCCCGGGCTCGCGCCGGCCGGGGCGTTCTTCACCATGATGCCTGTCAGCGCCCAGATCACCGCGATGCCGTAGGCCGGGCTGACCTGCGGGCGGCTCTGCACCGCCGCTGCGACCAGCAATGCGAGCGGCAGGCAGACCCAGGCCCAGCCGGTCGGTCCCAGCACAAGTCCGTAACCAGCCGCTGTCGCGCCGAGCGAGACGAAGCTCGCCGCCGTCAGCCAGCCCGCAAACAGGCCGACCGGGTGGCGCAGCGTCCAGCGATCGAAGATCGGCGTCCGCAACAGCGCCGCGATCGCACCGCCCGCCATCAGGAATATCATCACGGTGGCGAGCAACGCACTTTCGTTCGCGACCGCGAGCCACGGCACGCCGACGGCGAGCGCGATGAGGAGGGGGCCGCGCACCTTCTCCCACTCCGGATCGTCGCCGCGCGACTTCAGACCGAACGCGGCGGACACGATGAGCCAGAGGTAGATGATGCCCCAGATCGAGAACGCCCATCCGGCGGGCTGGATCGGAGGCGAGTCCTGCGGTACGGGCAACTGATTGCCGTCGTAGCCCTGGAATGGCTCGGTGACGAAGGGAGCCGCCGCGAAAGCGACGGCAAGAAGCAGGGTGGCCCAGGCCGTGATGGTGCGTCTCATGTTGTGAATACGCACGAGACGGCAGTTCGGTTCACCCGGATTGCGAGCAAGCGAGATGTTTCGCGCGCGAAACTGATGAACGCGTGTCCGGTAGCGGGCAGTGGCGCATCCGAGGGCGCTCGGGATGTCGATGAAGTCCGGGGCGTTACGCGGAAAGCGCGGAATCAACGCCGCAGGCCGCCGCACCATCGCCGGGCCGCGCCCCATCGACGGCGCGGCTCAGCGCGGGGAGGGGCGGACATTGCGGTCCGCCCGACCCGATCTCAGACCAGCTCACCCTCGGGCGTCACCTTGGTGCGGCCGCCGAGGTAGGGGTGCAGCGCGGAGGGCAGGGTGACGGAGCCGTCCTCCTCCTGACCGTTCTCCAGCACCGCGATCAGCGCGCGACCCACGGCGAGGCCGGAGCCGTTCAGCGTGTGCACGAACTGCGGCTTGCCGTCGCCGTCCCGATAGCGGGCGTTCATCCGCCGGGCCTGGTAGTCGCCGGCGACGGAGACCGAGCTGATCTCGCGGTAGCGGTCCTGACCGGGGAGCCAGACCTCGATGTCGTGGGTCTTCCGCATCCCCGCGCCGAGATCGCCGGTGCAGAGCACCACGGTCCGGTAGGGCAGGCCGAGACGCTCCAGCACCGCTTCGGCGCAGGAGGTCATGCGCTCATGCTCGGCGGCGCTGTCCTCGGGCTTGGTGATGGAAACCATCTCGACCTTCTCGAACTGGTGCTGGCGCAGCATTCCGGAAGTGTCGCGTCCGGCGCTGCCGGCTTCGGAGCGGAAGCACTGGGTGTGGCTCGTCATCCGGATCGGCAGCTGGTCGGCTTCCAGCATCTCTCCGTTCACGACATTGGTGAGCGTGACTTCGGAGGTCGGGATCAGCCACCAGCCGTTGGTGGTCTGGTAGCTGTCCTCGCCGAACTTGGGCAGTTGTCCGGTCCCGTACATCATCTCCTCGCGGACGAGCACGGGCGTGATCATCTCGGTCAGGCCGTGCTCCGTCGTGTGCAAGTCCAGCATGAACTGGGCGAGCGCGCGGTGGAGGCGGGCCATCGCGCCGCGCATGACGACGAAGCGGCTGCCTGAGAGCTTGGCCGCGGTCTCGAAATCGAGGCCGCTGGTCGCGGCGGGGATCTCGTAGTGCTCGAGCGGGGTGAAGGAGAAGTTGCGCGGGCTGCCGACCTTGCGGATCTCGACGTTGTCGTCCTCGTCCTTGCCGTCGGGGACCTCGTCGTAGGGCAGGTTCGGGATGCCCATGAGCAGGTCATGAAGCTTCGCATCCTCGGCCTTGGCGTCGTCGTTCAGCTTGGCGATTTCGGCCTTCTTGGTCGCGACTTCGGCGCGGAGTTTCTGGAACTCCTCCTCGTTGCCGGCGGCCTTTGCGGCACCGATCGCCTTGGCGGCGGTATTGGCGGCGGCCTGCGCGGTCTCGGCCGCCTGGATCTTGGTGCGGCGGCTCTCGTCGAGGACCAGGATCTCGGAGGAGACCGGCGCGAGTCCCCGGCGGGAGAGGGCGGCGTCGAAGGCGGCCGGGTTCTCTCGGATAGCGCGGATGTCGTGCATGGGTCTCTTCCCTCTGCTGGTGGTTCGGGCGCGGTATGCCCGATCCTCGCGGTAGGGAAAAGAGGGCGGCGACGCGTCGCGTCCGTCAGGTTGCGGGAGGCAGGAAACGGTCGATCAGCGCACCTGCGATATCGTCGGCGGCGATGCGTGCGGCCTGACGGTCGGCGAGCGCGATGTCGTAGAGCGCGATCATCGCCTCGATCCCGGTGCCGACGGTGAGCGCGTTGACCAGCCGCTCCGCCGTCGCGTCGTCGAGCGGATCGCCGGCCTCGGACAGGGCACGTCTGTACATGACCACCCGGCGCGCGCCGCGGCGAGTCGGCAAGGTGGACTTGTCGGGCTGCCACGCGGCGAGGTTCAGCGACAGGTATTGCCGGAAGGTCGGCTCGTGCTCGACCGCGAGGTCGAAGAAATAGCCGCTGATCGCCATCAACCGGCTGCGCAGGTCCTCGGCGCCCGCGACGACCTCTTCATAGTCGAGCACGGACAGGTCGAGCACCGCTTCGGCGGTCAGGACCGCCGGGTCACTGAAGTAGCGATAGGCGGTCGCACGGGAAATCCCGTGCACTTCGGCCGCCGCGACAACGGTCACCGTCTCTCCACGAGCGAGGAGTTGACGGGCACCGTCGAGGATCGCGTGGCGGGTCCGATCTTTCTGAGCTGCGCGGGCCATCCTATCCTTTATGAGACGCTTGTCTTATTATGAAAATGGTGTATCACGATGAGACATTGATTATCAATACTTCCCGGAGTCCTCAGATGTCGGATCGACCCCGCACTTTCAACGTTCTCAATATCCTCATGAAATTCCATGCCTTTCCGGGCGACTCGATGAACAAGTTCTGCCTTGTCGAAGCGCTCGTGCCGGTCGGGGCGGGCGCGCCGCCGAACCACCACGCCGGTGAGACGGAGGCCTTTTACGTCCTCGACGGCCAGATCGGCTTCATGGTCGAGGGTGAGGAGATCCTCGCCGGGCCGGGCGACTATGTCGCGATCCCCGACGGTGCGGTCCATGCCTTCCAGGCGGTCGGTGACGGGCCGGCGCGTATCCTGATCCTGAACGCGCCGGGTCACATGCACGAGACCTTCTTCACCGGGATCGGCACGGAGCTGCTGGACGGGCAGACCACCTTGCCGGAGCCTGCCGCGCCCGACATCCCGATGGTCATGGCGAAGGCGCAGGAGTCCGGCATGACCATGGTCGTGCCCGCCTGACCTCTCTCTGAACGATCCTTCGTGGCCGGCCCCCTATTGCGGGACCGCCGGCCACGGAGCGGGGCCTTCGGGTCTCCGGCTGCGGTCCGGTCCCGGTATTCTTGCGGGTGCCGGGCCGTTCGCTTTCGCCGTCCGACAATGTTGCAAAACCCCACCGAAGCGGGGCGGCGCGACGCCGGTGCAGTTGCGTCCCGGCGACTCTATGTCCATATGGCCTCCCAACCGGGGCGGTGCCCCGCAACGCACAGGTAGGAGTTCCCATGGAAGGTGGCGCAATCGCCCAGTTCATTCCGCTGATCCTGATCTTCGCGATCATGTATTTTCTGCTGATCCGTCCCCAGCAGAAGAAGCTGAAGCAGCACCAGTCGATGGTCGCCGCGCTGCGTCGCGGGGACCAGGTCGTCACGCAGGGCGGTCTGATCGGCAAGGTCAGCAAGGTGAAGGACGACAACGAGATCGAAGTCGAACTCGCCGCGGGTGTCATCGTGCGCGTCGTACGTTCCACCATCAGCCAGGTCGTCAACAAGACCGAGCCGGTGAAGGAAAAGGCCTGATGCGCCTGCTGCCACTCGTCCTTCTGATATTGACGGGTGGCAGTCCGGCAGCGGCGCAGGAGGATGGGGCCTGTGGCGTCCGGCTCCGCGCCACGGTCGATGTCGGGGTCATGCAGTCGATGCGCGTCGGACGGATCCTCGCCGACCGGAGCGATCCCGTCGGCGGTGTCGTCGACCTCGTTTCGGCGGGGACGTTCGACATCCACTTGCGCGATGTCACGGACTTCGATGCGGCGGCACAGTCAGATCTGTTCCGGCCGGCGCTCGGGCAGATTTTCCTGATGGATGGTGACGCGCGGGTCGAGCCGCCGCTGGCGGAGGGCCTCGTCGTCACCGATGCGCGTCCGAAGATGGACGGGGCGGGCCGGCCTGCGGTGTCGCTGAAGTTCGACACCCTCTCCGCAGAACGGATCAACCGGGTCACGTCGGAAAATATCGGACAGCTGCTCGCCTTCGTGATCGACGGTGAGGAGGTCGCGACGGCGACGGTGCTCGAGGCGGTCGGCGACACCATTCTGCTGAGCGGCAATTTCACCGACGCCGAAGTGGCGGAGAAGGTGGCGACGATCGGCTATGGCTCCCTGCCGGACGCGATCGAGGTCGAAACCGTGGAGGCCACGGGAACCCCATGCGACTGATCCCGGCAGGCCTGCGGCAATCGGCGCCCCCCGCATCGGACTTGCTGCTGGCGTCCGGCGTGGTAGAGCCGTGGCGCTGCGGATCGCGGGACGACTAGAAGGACAAGAGATGCTGAACATCCCTCTGTGGCGGAAGGTGCTGGTGTGGCTCATCGTGGCTGCCGGTCTCCTGCTCGCGCTGCCGAACCTGTTCTATTCACGTGTTGAGATGTCGAACGACGCCGAGGCGGTGATCGCGTCGGGTGAGTCGAACGACGAGTTGATGGCCGCCGCCGGTCAGTGGCCCTCGTGGCTGCCGGACGGGCTGGTGAACCTCGGCCTCGACCTTCGCGGCGGTGCGCATCTTGTCGCACGCGTCGAGGTCGCCGACGTCTACGAAAGCCGGATGGACTCGCTCTGGCCGGAAGTGCGCGATGCGCTGGCCGCAGAGCGGGACACGATCGGCTTCGTCACCCGCGAGGAATCCGCCCCCGATCAGCTGGTGGTCCGCATCTCCGAGGCGGACGGCGCGAGCCGGGCGCTTGAAGTGGTGCGCGGGCTGGCACGGCCCGTCGCGTCGATCTCCGGCGCGGGGCAGATGGACATCGCGGTGTCCGCCGACGGCCCCGTCCTGACGATCGGCCTGACCGAGGCGGAACGCGTCGCGATGGACGACCGCACGGTTCGCCAGTCGCTCGAGATCGTGCGCCGGCGGATCGACGAGGTCGGCACCCGCGAGCCGTCGATCCAGCGGCAGGGCGACCAGCGTATCCTGATCCAGGTGCCGGGCGTCGGCTCCGCGCAGGAACTCAAGGACATCATCGGCACGACCGCGCAGCTGACCTTCAGCGCCGTGGTCGGCACCGCGTCGAGCGCCGACGAGAACCCCGGCGCCGGCAACGAGATCGTGCCCTTCCGGGACGAGCCGGGACGCTTCCTCGTGATCGAGACGGCGCCCGTCGTCTCGGGCGAGGATCTCGTCGATGCGCAGCCGACGTTCGATCAGAACAACCGTCCCGCCGTCAGCTTCCGTTTCGATCCGACCGGGGCGCGCCGCTTCGGCGACTACACGTCGGAGCATGTGGGCGAACCCTTCGCGATCATCCTCGACGACGAGGTGATCTCCGCCCCCAACATCAACGAGCCGATCCGGGGCGGCAGCGGTATCATCACCGGCAACTTCACGGTGGAGAGTTCGACCGACCTCGCGGTTCTGCTGCGCGCCGGTGCGCTGCCGGCGGAGCTGACGTTCCTCGAGGAGCGGACGATCGGGCCGGAACTCGGGCAGGACAGCATCGACGCGGGCACGATCGCCTGTATCGTCGCCTTCGCGGGCGTCATGATCTTCATGGTGCTGAGTTACGGCCTGTTCGGGCTGTTCGCCGACATCGCGCTGCTCGTGAACGTCGGGCTGATCTTCGGCCTTCTGTCGATGATCGGCGCGACGCTGACGCTGCCCGGCATCGCGGGGATCGTGCTGACGATCGGCATGGCGGTCGATGCCAACGTCCTTGTCTTCGAGCGGATACGCGAGGAGCTGAAGACGGCGCGCGGGCCAAGCCGGGCGATCTCGCTCGGCTACGAGAAGGCGCTGTCGGCCATCATCGACGCCAACATCACAACGTTCATCACGGCGGTGATCCTGTTCGCCATCGGCTCCGGTCCGGTGCGCGGCTTCGCGATCACCCTCGGCCTCGGCATCCTGACGTCGGTCTTC harbors:
- the secD gene encoding protein translocase subunit SecD; amino-acid sequence: MLNIPLWRKVLVWLIVAAGLLLALPNLFYSRVEMSNDAEAVIASGESNDELMAAAGQWPSWLPDGLVNLGLDLRGGAHLVARVEVADVYESRMDSLWPEVRDALAAERDTIGFVTREESAPDQLVVRISEADGASRALEVVRGLARPVASISGAGQMDIAVSADGPVLTIGLTEAERVAMDDRTVRQSLEIVRRRIDEVGTREPSIQRQGDQRILIQVPGVGSAQELKDIIGTTAQLTFSAVVGTASSADENPGAGNEIVPFRDEPGRFLVIETAPVVSGEDLVDAQPTFDQNNRPAVSFRFDPTGARRFGDYTSEHVGEPFAIILDDEVISAPNINEPIRGGSGIITGNFTVESSTDLAVLLRAGALPAELTFLEERTIGPELGQDSIDAGTIACIVAFAGVMIFMVLSYGLFGLFADIALLVNVGLIFGLLSMIGATLTLPGIAGIVLTIGMAVDANVLVFERIREELKTARGPSRAISLGYEKALSAIIDANITTFITAVILFAIGSGPVRGFAITLGLGILTSVFTAIFVTRILIVTWFDRRRPKTIEV
- the der gene encoding ribosome biogenesis GTPase Der, with amino-acid sequence MSFTLAIVGRPNVGKSTLFNRLVGRRLALVDDQPGVTRDLREGEARLGDLRFTVIDTAGLEDATDDSLQGRMRRLTERAVEMADICLFVIDARVGVTPVDEIFAEILRKKSAHVILAANKAEGRAAEAGLFEAYSLGLGEPLAISAEHGEGMSDLLSVLMPLASEHEERAETDAPVIDVDVFEDDEDGASAPDWRPSQTRPLQVAVVGRPNAGKSTLINKILGYDRLLTGPEAGITRDSISLSLDWDGTPVRLFDTAGMRKRARVQDKLEKLSVADGLRAVKFAEVVVVLLDVEIPFEQQDLRIADLAEREGRAVVVAVNKWDLENEKQDKLRELREEFERLLPQLRGAPLVTVSAKTGRGLDRLHDAVVRAHEVWNRRVPTAALNRWLAEMVTAHPPPAPGGRRIKLRYATQAKTRPPGFVVMCSYPDKVPESYSRYLVNGLREDFDMPGTPIRLHMRSQSDKNPYKGKKKSIPSRLRKHLDKPSFKDK
- the serS gene encoding serine--tRNA ligase, which translates into the protein MHDIRAIRENPAAFDAALSRRGLAPVSSEILVLDESRRTKIQAAETAQAAANTAAKAIGAAKAAGNEEEFQKLRAEVATKKAEIAKLNDDAKAEDAKLHDLLMGIPNLPYDEVPDGKDEDDNVEIRKVGSPRNFSFTPLEHYEIPAATSGLDFETAAKLSGSRFVVMRGAMARLHRALAQFMLDLHTTEHGLTEMITPVLVREEMMYGTGQLPKFGEDSYQTTNGWWLIPTSEVTLTNVVNGEMLEADQLPIRMTSHTQCFRSEAGSAGRDTSGMLRQHQFEKVEMVSITKPEDSAAEHERMTSCAEAVLERLGLPYRTVVLCTGDLGAGMRKTHDIEVWLPGQDRYREISSVSVAGDYQARRMNARYRDGDGKPQFVHTLNGSGLAVGRALIAVLENGQEEDGSVTLPSALHPYLGGRTKVTPEGELV
- a CDS encoding SecDF P1 head subdomain-containing protein, whose protein sequence is MRLLPLVLLILTGGSPAAAQEDGACGVRLRATVDVGVMQSMRVGRILADRSDPVGGVVDLVSAGTFDIHLRDVTDFDAAAQSDLFRPALGQIFLMDGDARVEPPLAEGLVVTDARPKMDGAGRPAVSLKFDTLSAERINRVTSENIGQLLAFVIDGEEVATATVLEAVGDTILLSGNFTDAEVAEKVATIGYGSLPDAIEVETVEATGTPCD
- the yajC gene encoding preprotein translocase subunit YajC; its protein translation is MEGGAIAQFIPLILIFAIMYFLLIRPQQKKLKQHQSMVAALRRGDQVVTQGGLIGKVSKVKDDNEIEVELAAGVIVRVVRSTISQVVNKTEPVKEKA
- a CDS encoding cupin domain-containing protein; its protein translation is MSDRPRTFNVLNILMKFHAFPGDSMNKFCLVEALVPVGAGAPPNHHAGETEAFYVLDGQIGFMVEGEEILAGPGDYVAIPDGAVHAFQAVGDGPARILILNAPGHMHETFFTGIGTELLDGQTTLPEPAAPDIPMVMAKAQESGMTMVVPA
- a CDS encoding TetR/AcrR family transcriptional regulator gives rise to the protein MARAAQKDRTRHAILDGARQLLARGETVTVVAAAEVHGISRATAYRYFSDPAVLTAEAVLDLSVLDYEEVVAGAEDLRSRLMAISGYFFDLAVEHEPTFRQYLSLNLAAWQPDKSTLPTRRGARRVVMYRRALSEAGDPLDDATAERLVNALTVGTGIEAMIALYDIALADRQAARIAADDIAGALIDRFLPPAT